One window of the Candidatus Kaelpia imicola genome contains the following:
- a CDS encoding cold shock domain-containing protein encodes MKGTVKWFSNEKGYGFITPEEGKDV; translated from the coding sequence ATGAAAGGAACAGTAAAGTGGTTCAGTAACGAAAAAGGTTATGGATTTATTACTCCCGAAGAAGGCAAAGATGTAT